In the genome of Terriglobales bacterium, the window CGTGCTCGAATCCGCCCGCAAGACCGCGGCGGCGCACGGCCTGCCTCTCCGGCGGATCGGTCTCCGCATCGGCGCGTGGGCCGGGGTCGATCCGGAGGCGCTACGCGACGGCTTTGGCTTGCTGGTGAGCAACACCGAATTCGCGGGAGTCGAGCTGGAGATCGAGCGCTCGCGGTCGGAGCACGAGTTGCAACTTGCGTATGTCGAGCTGGAGGAGCCATGAACAAGATCGAAGTCGAGAAGAAAGTGCTGAGTGCGAACGACCGGACGGCGGAGCTGCTGCGCCGGGCGTTCAGCGAGTACGGCGTCCTCTGTTTGAACCTGATCAGCTCCCCGGGTGCGGGCAAGACCACGCTGCTGGAGCGCACGTTGGCGAGCGTCGCCGGCAACACGCGGCTGGCGGTGCTCACGGGCGACGTGCAGACCGACGCCGACGCGCGTCGGCTCGCACAGTACGGATTCCCCGTGAAGCAGATCACGACGGGCGGCGGCTGCCACCTCACCGCGGGGCTGGTGGAGCACGCGTTGCAGGGGTGGTCGCTCGCCGACCTGGACATCCTGTTCATCGAGAACGTCGGGAACCTGATCTGCCCCGCGGCCTATGACCTGGGCGAGAGCGCAAAGATCGTGCTCCTGAGCGTGACCGAAGGCGACGAGAAGCCGCTGAAGTATCCTGCGATCTTTTCGCGCGCCGCGCTGATGGTGCTGACGAAGGTGGACCTGCTGGCCTACGTCCCGTTCCAGGCCGGGCGTGCCATCGCGAACGCGCGCAGTGTGAACCCGCGCCTCGAGACCATCGAGCTCTCCTGCATGAGCGACCATGGCCTGGCGGACTGGGAACGCTGGCTGGCAGCCCGTCATCCGCGCCTCCAGTTCGCGGAACCTCTGCTGGTGTGAGATGGAAATAAGGAAAGCCATCGGCGTTGCCGGCATCGTGCAGGGCGTGGGCTTCCGCCCGTACGTCTACCGGTTGGCAGCCTGGCGGCAGCTGCGCGGATTCGTTACCAATACCGCCGCCGGCGTCAGCATCGAGGTGCAGGGTCCCGCTGCGGACGTGGAGGACTTCGTGCGCCGCCTTCCCGTCGAGGCGCCGGCGCTGGCGCGGGTCACCGGGGTGACGGTGACCGAGCTGCCGTGCACGCCGGAGGCGGACTTCCGCATCGTCGCCAGCCGCCACGGCGACGCGGTGCAGACGCTCATCCCGCCCGACGTCGCCACCTGCCCGGCGTGCCTGCGGGAGCTGCTTGATCCTGCGGACCGCCGTTATCGCTACCCCTTCATCAATTGCACCGATTGCGGGCCGCGCTTCACCATCACGCGCTGCCTGCCGTATGACCGGCCGTACACCTCGATGGCGCCGTTCGAGATGTGTCCGGCGTGCCAGAACGAGTACGACGATCCGGCGGACCGCCGCTTCCACGCGCAGCCGAACGGCTGCTGGGAGTGCGGCCCGAGGCTCCAGCTGTGGGAGCGCGACGAGGTCAGGCTGAGCGT includes:
- a CDS encoding hydrogenase maturation nickel metallochaperone HypA, which gives rise to MHELAIANSVLESARKTAAAHGLPLRRIGLRIGAWAGVDPEALRDGFGLLVSNTEFAGVELEIERSRSEHELQLAYVELEEP
- the hypB gene encoding hydrogenase nickel incorporation protein HypB, yielding MNKIEVEKKVLSANDRTAELLRRAFSEYGVLCLNLISSPGAGKTTLLERTLASVAGNTRLAVLTGDVQTDADARRLAQYGFPVKQITTGGGCHLTAGLVEHALQGWSLADLDILFIENVGNLICPAAYDLGESAKIVLLSVTEGDEKPLKYPAIFSRAALMVLTKVDLLAYVPFQAGRAIANARSVNPRLETIELSCMSDHGLADWERWLAARHPRLQFAEPLLV